ATTCATGAACTTTTACGAGCGCATTTTGATTCGTGGCGATAAATAACAGGAAGGCTAGAAAGCATGCTAGTAAAAAAGTTACTAACCCTAGCATTAAATTTTTCATAAGTTACCTCCCCATCACTGATTTATTTTAATAAATAGTAACATAAAAAAAGTGATTATAACGTTAAGTGTAGTACAATTTAAAAAGAATGTAATGTATGTAACATATTTATTACGAATTTAAAAAATTACTATAACAAAATTGTCACAAAACCACTAACATCGTAAATTTCCAATAAAAAAACACTCTTATCTACATTATTAGATAAAAGTGTTGATTAAATATCTTTTTACTTAATTAATTTTTTAGTTAAGCTTTTGCTTTTTTACGTTTCATTCTTAAAGCTTTTTCAATGAAAATTACAATTATCCCTAAAATCATAACGACTACTGACATATATAGTGGAAATTCAAAATTAACATCAAACAATGATCCTGCAACTAATGGTCCAATAAAGTTACCCATACTCGTAAACGTGGAGTTTAAACCGCCCGCAAAGCCTTGACGATCTCCTGCGATATTGGAAAAATAATTCGTAATTGCTGGACGAATCATATCAAATCCAATAAAGACAATGAAACTAACAATCATGATTCCCCAGTAACTTTGCGTTATCGTCAATGCGACCAACACAATTGCAGAATATACCAATGAATATGTTATAAAATTGAGTTCACTGAAATATTTCATAAATTTATCGAAAAAGAACACTTGGAATACTGCGCCTGCTATACCACCACCAGTAATGGCGATAGAAATATCTAATGGTGAATAATGAGCTTTATCCGCAGTATATAATGGAAACAATGTCTCAAATGAAGACAAACCAAAAGCTAATACGAGCGTTAAAATGATTGGCGTTAAAAATACTTTCCAATTTATTTTACTCAATAACTCTGGCTGATAATTTGTAAAACCAGCCGTCGTCGCTTTCTTAGGGTTATGAATAAGTATGATCGATAAAATTAAAGCTAAAATACCACTAAATCCTGCAACAAAGAATGGTAAACGGTGTGAAAATTCGGCTAAAAAGCCACCTAATCCAGGTCCTAAAATAAAACCGGAATTAATAATGGCCGACATATAACCAAAGTTTTTAGCTTTATCTCCTGCTGGTGATATATCTGCTATTAAGCCTGTTACACCTGGCATAACCATACCTGCACTAAAACCGCCTAATATTCTTGATACAATTAGTAAAGTGAAGGAGTGACTAATCGCAAAGAGAAATTCTGAAATTGCGAAAAGTAACAACCCGATACATATAATTAACTTTTTACCAAGTTTATCGGCTAGCGTACCACCAAAAGGTGATATAACCATTTGAGCCAATGCAAAGACAGCTACTAAGACTCCTAAATCGCTCCCTTTTAAGCCTAAATCTTTCAAATATACAGGTAATACAGGAACGATTAACCCTATACCTAAGAAAACTAGAAATATATTAAAATATAAGACGTAAAACTGTTTATTCATAATTCACTCTCCCTACACTCAAATTAAAGGTTTTAGTTGGATTATTATACAACTTATCAACGTGTATATTTTGCATAATATTACAATATTCTATTACAACTATCATAATGAACACAATAGAAAAATTTAAATTTTTTGAGTTATAAACAAAACAACTCTGGGTAATTAATAATTATACAGAAATAAACAAATGGGTGGGAGTTATATGAACTATAAAGTTGATGGTCAAACTATTATCTTAGTATTAGAACAAGGCGAAGACATTGTTGAACAAGTAACTGCAATCGCGCAGCAACAAAATGGTAAATTTGGTACTGTTAGTGGTATTGGAGCTTGCCAAGGCGTAGAATTGAATTTTTATAATCTTGAAACGCAAACGTATGAAAAGCGAGCAGTAAAAGAACCACTCGAACTTATAAGCTTGCTCGGTAATATTTCACATGTTGACGATAAACCATTTGCTCATTTACATGCTACTTTTGGTACAAATCAATATCAAACTTTAAGTGGTCATTTAACTAAAGCAATCGTTTCTGCAACTGCAGAAATTGTCATTACAATGACTGATGTAGATATCAACCGTAAACATAACAGTAAAATTGGCTTGAATTTATTAGATTTATCATCAGATTGATAATTTATAGCCATAAAATAATACAGAGGTGTATGCTTGCTATAATGAGTTGTCGCCTCTGTTTTTATTTGTTTTTTTAAGTATTATGAATTTTAAATGACTTAAAAATAACTTTAAACTGCCTGCTCATAGCTATTACAGGTTAAAAAGAAGTCTGCTATTATATTTCTTTTCCATTGCTTATAAAAAACAAAACATGTATTATTAAATCTCATATTCTCAAACACACTTTATACTATTAGTATATATTCAAAATAGTCGTTTTAGTAAGGAAGGTAAGTCTTATGAACTTTAAATATAAAGTACGATATATAGCACGTATTGTATTTTTATTACTCATAATCATTTCTATCTTAAAAAATAATGTTTATGGGTTTATGACACTCAATCTCTTTTTAGCATATATTCCTTTAGAATTATGTTTATTACTTAAATTGTTTAAACCTAGACGTAAATTTGAATGGCCCCTATTCGTTATCTTTTCACTTATTTTCGTCTTTATGGTGCCAAATACGTTTTATATGATTACTGATTTAATACATTTAAATCAATTCGCTTTTAACTTTTATGCTGGTTTGAATATTATCGAATGGAAATACTTCTCATATTTAGTTGCTGCAGTATTTTTCGCTCTCTATTGTTTAATGTTGATATTCTTAGAAATGAGTACATTCACCCGTTATATGTGGTTAAATCGTACAATTATTCTAATCATGATGTTTTTAAATGGGCTTGGTATATATATGGGCAGATTTTTACGTGTTCATTCAGTTTACTTGATAAACGAGCCATTAAGAATTATCAGAGAGGTATTCGTAGCAATTTTTAACGTAGATACAATTATTTTCGTATTGTTGATGGTTTGCTTACAATTATTGCTTGTATTGTTTATGAAAGGAGTTCGTATGGCAAAATGATCACAAAAATTATAATTTTGTTAGTTATCATTATCTTACTCCAACTCATTATTGGTCATTTTTTACACGAAGTAGGATTTTCACTACTTCATAGTATTATTTTAATGCTATTCCCATTAGGTATAGGGCTGTTCTTCTTGCAATTATTTTATTATGAGCAACGCTATCCAGAATGGTCAGTTCCTTTAAAAGTAAAATTAAGATTAAAATATATGTATATCATTACATTCTTTGAATACGTTGCTGTTTATATTTGCTTATTTTAAAAATTTAAAAACCGGTCATTACCCCATTTTAATAATGGACGTAGTGACCGGCTTTTTATATGTGATATGTGATTTCCATCGCGTTTATATGATTAACTTAGCTATTATTTTTGTCGTATTCTTTTTAACCATTTAAATAATATATATATAACAAGAAGCAATAATAAGACATAAATAATTTTAGAATAGATATCCATATAATTAACGATAACGTGCCAATTGCCACCTACTGTTTGTCCTAAATATATTAAAACAATATTCCATAGTAGCGTACCAATCGTGGTAAAAATAATAAAAATCCATATATTCATTCGCGTAATGCCAGCAGGGATTGAAATAAGACTTCTTATTAAAGGAATAAACCTACAAAAGAAAATCGTCCAATAACCATACCGTTCAAACCACTTAAAAGTTTTTGTTAAATCTTCTGTAGTTACACGTAGAAATTTCCCGTACTTTTGCACTAAATTGTATAGCTTATTTTCCCCAATCCAAGTACCAATACCATAGAGGGCAATAGCCCCAATTACAGAACCAATTGTAGATGTTATGACGACGCCAACAAAAGTTAAGTCAGTTTTTGTCGTCATAAAGCCACCAAAAGTTAAAATGATTTCAGACGGTATAGGTGGAAAAACATTTTCTAAAAAAATTAACCACGCTATACCGAAATAACCATATTGTTCCATAAAATGAATTATCCATTTTTCCATTCATTTTCTCCTAATAATAACTAATTTTTAGAACAAATTATTAAATGAAGCATATAAGTACATCAGTGTACCAAATATTGCGCCTGTTAATACTGTTAGTACCAATGATAGTAACATTGTACGTTTATAATGTTTAACAAATGAGACGAATAGTAATCCGCCATTATATAAGAAAAACAAACCAAATAATGCTAGAAAAATATTTATATCAGGATAGGCAATATTTAGTATTAATATAACTATAGCAAAACCTAAAAATGGAAAATTAATTAAGTTTCGTTGAAATTTTGTTTCTTTCTCTTGATGTTGTTCGTTCTTTTGACTCATTTTCTATTTCTCCTTTTAATTATGGAATATCATGGCCGAGTGACGCAGTATAAATATCAAACCATTCTTGGTCACTTAGCGTAATATTCATTCCTGCAAGCGCATCATCTACTCTACTAATTTGATGTGTACCTAACACAGGCATTACTTGAGACGGGTGTTTATTAAGCCACGCCATGATTATTCCCGAAGTTGTAACTTGATATTTTTGTGCCAGTGATTCAATTTTTGTCATTATACGTTGTGCTTTAGCGTCATCAGCATTAAATAGCTTACCGCCAGCAAGCGGACTCCATGCCATTATTTTAACCTCGTCTTTATACATATGATTGATTGTGCCATCTTCTAACGCGTCGAGCGTGTAAGGAGATAATTCTAATTGATTCAACGTAATATGTAATTTGTCACATACTAAGTGTTTATTTAACAAATCATATTGAGACTTTTTAAAATTAGATACGCCAAATGATTTAACTTTTCCTGCTGTCACTAAATTTTTTAATGCCTCAGTAATTTCATTCGGGTCCATTAATGGTGATGGTCGATGGATAAGTAAAGAGTCAAGATGATCAACGTTCAACTCTGATAACGACCTATTTACTGATTGTTCTATATGTTGCTGAGAATGGTCATAGCGATGTCCATTCGTCCATGAGAATTTGTCTGAAGGTAGTACTATACCGCATTTAGACACTATTTCTATCTTATCTCGAAGTTCTGGAGATAATTTTAACGCTTGTCCAAATATGCCTTCACATGAATAATCGCCATAAAGGTCAGCGTGATCCACAGTAGTAATACCTCTATCTACTAATTCATGTAAATATTTATTTAATTGTTGCGGCGACCAATCCCATGCATTTGCGCGCCAAAAACCTTGTATAATTTTTGAAAAAGAAACATGCTGATTAATTGTAACTCTATCCATCTAAACACATCCTTAATAGCGTTTTGTTAATTACGTAAATTGTAACATGTCTAACTTATTTTTTATTCTCTCAACATCTAAATGTTCTCCGATAATCACAATTGTTAAATTTTTATCACATTCTATCGGTTGATAATTAGGAACACCAAACGCATATTGGAATTCATAAATAGTTTCGGGCTCATCGCGGAATTTTACAAATCCTTTAAGTCTCAATACATTTTCTGGCAAGCGTAAAATAAATTGATAAAATAAACGTCTATCAATAGGACTAGTGAACGTATAATTTAAAGTATTAATATTATGATGGTCACCATGTGTATGTTCAAAATCAATATCTTGTTGGCTAACTGCGTTTAGTTGTTTTTCAGTAACTTGTCCATACTCTGTGTAGAAAATGGCTGCCTTATCGTTAATCGCGCGCAATTGTGTTAAATTTTCACGAGAAGCATCTGCTATCAAATCCATTTTATTTACCAATATTAAGCTACATACCTTTAATTGCTCTTCCATAAGCTGTTTAGTTTGTTGCGTATAGTTATCTCTTGCAACAAATGTCGAAGCATCTGCTATGCCAATAATAAATGGCTGAGCAACTTCATCAATGATTTCAGGGTCTTGGCATGCAGCAACAATTTCTAGTGGATTGGCAATACCAGTCGCCTCTATTACGATATGGTCAGTTTGTCTATTAGCAATAAGTTGTTTCATTTGTATTAGTAAGTCTTGTTTCAAATCACAACAAACACAACCATTTAATATAGGAATGACGTTAATGTCATGTGATAATTGGTTATTCACATCAAAATTACCTACCTCATTGACGATAAGCTGTGGATTTTCATCTCGTTGCAATAAATATTGAATATAATTATCAAGAAATGTTGTTTTTCCACTGCCCAAAAAACCAGTTACAATAGTAACGGCTAGCTTTTCTTTCTTAAAACTTGTCATAGAAATCACTCATTTCAAAATTTAATGTTTGCATAAATAATAAATTAAACCTATAATTAACCTTTTACTTGATAAAAGATTAAATATCTTCTACACTTTAATTACACTTAATATTTTAGCATGGCAAAGTATAAAAGTGTGTTTGCAAATGGAATCTAAACAACATAGACGGATTTAATTCCGATGCACAGAGAAAAATACGGATTAGGATGTCTGGAGGAGAACTTAATGTCTGAGCAACTAAATTTAAAGGAACAATTATGTTTCAGTTTATACAACGCACAAAGACAAGTAAATCGCTACTACTCAAACAATGTCTTTAAAAAGTATAAACTAACTTATCCACAATTCTTAGTTTTAACTATCTTGTGGACTGAATCACCAGTTAATGTTAAAAAGGTCGTTACCGAATTAGCATTAGATACAGGTACTGTTTCACCGTTATTAAAACGTATGGAACAGGTAGATTTAATTAAACGCGAAAGATCAGAAGTCGATCAACGCGAGGTATTTATTCATTTAACAGATAAAAGTGAAGCAATTCGTCCTGAATTGGAAACTGCATGTCAAGACGTTGCAGTAGCATCTTCACTTGATACAGATGAAGCAGCTGAGCTTAATAGATTACTTGGCAAAGTGATAAAAGCATTTACTGAATACGAAAATGAGTAATTAGGGTGCATGCTAAAATATTGTAGAAGTTATAGTAATTGACATCAATAAATGTAAATTTAAATTTGAATAAAGAGGTTAAACAATTTATTGTTTAACCTCTTTATTTTTTTATATTCACACATATTTTTACTGAGCATCATTTAATTTTAATACATCATATAAATAACCTCGTTGTGTTATTAATTTATCATAACTTCCGCGTTCTATAATTTCGCCTTCGACCATAACAATAATCTCATCGAAATAAGGTAATAAACGTAAGTCATGTGTTGCTACAACAAGCGTCTCAGCGTAATCATGAATTAATGACATAATTTTATCTGTATTATAAATATCTAATGCAGTCGTTGGCTCATCCATTATCCATAGATCACTTTCTTTTAATAACAATCTAGCAATACTAATACGTTGCAATTCTCCTCCTGAAACATTGTTACCGCTAAGGTCAAGTTCTTTATCGAGTGGCATGTCAGAAAGCCCAACTAAATCTAACACTTTTCTTATTTCGTCATCACTTCGTTGTGTAAATAAATTATCTCTTAGAGAACCATCAAACATTTGCTGCGACTGTAATAACGCATTGATTGAAGCATATTTTTGTTCATTTTTTATATGATGAATATCTTGTCCTCGATAAGCTATATTGCCTTTAGTAGTTTCATATAGACCTAACATTAAATTCAGTAATGTACTTTTACCAGAACCTGAAGGACCAACAATTGCTACATGTGATCCTTTGTTAATTTGTAAATTAATATTGTTAACTACAGGTAAATGTTGTTGCCAATATTTAAACGTGACGTTATTAAATTTTAGTATTGGCTTGTTGCTGACAGTTTTTGTTATTAAGTTCTCATTACCTTGCTCTACTGGGTGCGCCATTATATTATTAACGCTATCCAATGCATCATCCGTATCTGCTTTAAAATAAGCAACATTACTCATAGGTACAGCTTGCTCAAATAACGTCAACATCATTAACACAATGCTCGTTAAATAAACAACATCCATACTTCCTTTTTGCACTTGAAGCACTCCTAACAGTAATGTGAAAAAGAGTGCTACCATCGCTATCAAATTCAATAAAAAATCATAACGCGTTAAAAACTGTTGCTCTTTATCTTGTGCCTGACTGTAATTTTTCAATGCATGTTGTACTTTATCTTTATAATCGTCAACCTTACTAAAACGATTTAATTCATCATAACCTGCTTTATAATCATAATAATGATCCATAAAGTCTTTTTCAGATGCACGTTTAATTTGTTTTATTTTTCTCGCCCTTTTGGCACTAATCCAAGGCACTATACCTAACGTAATGAGCATACTAATAAAAATAACCGCAGCATGTACATAAGAAAAAACAAACAAGACGATTACGGATACAATTGACGTTAACCCTATAACAATCGGCGGGTAGTATACACGTAAATAAATGTTTTGTAAGGCTTCAATACGCCCTATCATATTAGATAATAATTCTGTGGATTTAAATTTTCTATAAATATCCGGAACAACTGGTATCAAGCCTTTAAAAAACTGAACTCTTACGTTTCTCAACATCGTAAAAGTTGTTCTGTGTGATAATAGTCGTTCAATATATCTAAAAATTGCGCGTAAAAAGCCAAACATTTTCACGGAAACGATAAGCACCATTAACGCAAATAATGGTGCACCGAGTGCGCTTTGTGTAACCATATAACCACTCAAGAAAAACATCGCTAAAGCAACTAAACTGCCAAGCACACCAACGGCGACTGCAAGTATTAAATCTTTATCTATTTTAAAATGAATGCGTGGTTTCATTGAAAATCATCACCTTTTAACTTTACTGCAGATGTTAAGCTATCAATATTTTGAACCTTACCTTGACTAAGTTCAATAATTATATCTGCTTGTCGTATAGTACTGTCTCTGTGTGCAATAAAAATAATTGTTTGTTGCTGGAAATGGCGTGCTATCGCTGCTTGGATAATTTTTTCAGTGCGAATATCTAAGCCTGTCGTAGGTTCATCAAAAATCACTACATCGGGTTGTAGTAATAAGACCCTTGCTAACTCAATTCTTCTCATCTCTCCACCAGATAACATTTCTCCGCCTTCACCAATGTGTGTGTCTATGCCTGCTTCTAATTGACTAATTTTGTCTATTAAGTTCACTTCTGCTAACACATTATTAATAACTTTATCTGCGATTGTGTCATCAAACATCGTTACATTATTTCTAATTGACGTATTAAAAATATAAGGATGCTGGCTTAACACACCAAAGTTAATAGTGTGCTCGTTCGTGTATATTTCACCACTCGCTGGTTGCAATTGTTGACTGATTATTTTAGCTAAA
The Staphylococcus kloosii genome window above contains:
- the norA gene encoding multidrug efflux MFS transporter NorA, encoding MNKQFYVLYFNIFLVFLGIGLIVPVLPVYLKDLGLKGSDLGVLVAVFALAQMVISPFGGTLADKLGKKLIICIGLLLFAISEFLFAISHSFTLLIVSRILGGFSAGMVMPGVTGLIADISPAGDKAKNFGYMSAIINSGFILGPGLGGFLAEFSHRLPFFVAGFSGILALILSIILIHNPKKATTAGFTNYQPELLSKINWKVFLTPIILTLVLAFGLSSFETLFPLYTADKAHYSPLDISIAITGGGIAGAVFQVFFFDKFMKYFSELNFITYSLVYSAIVLVALTITQSYWGIMIVSFIVFIGFDMIRPAITNYFSNIAGDRQGFAGGLNSTFTSMGNFIGPLVAGSLFDVNFEFPLYMSVVVMILGIIVIFIEKALRMKRKKAKA
- a CDS encoding PPC domain-containing DNA-binding protein, whose protein sequence is MNYKVDGQTIILVLEQGEDIVEQVTAIAQQQNGKFGTVSGIGACQGVELNFYNLETQTYEKRAVKEPLELISLLGNISHVDDKPFAHLHATFGTNQYQTLSGHLTKAIVSATAEIVITMTDVDINRKHNSKIGLNLLDLSSD
- a CDS encoding DUF1361 domain-containing protein, whose translation is MNFKYKVRYIARIVFLLLIIISILKNNVYGFMTLNLFLAYIPLELCLLLKLFKPRRKFEWPLFVIFSLIFVFMVPNTFYMITDLIHLNQFAFNFYAGLNIIEWKYFSYLVAAVFFALYCLMLIFLEMSTFTRYMWLNRTIILIMMFLNGLGIYMGRFLRVHSVYLINEPLRIIREVFVAIFNVDTIIFVLLMVCLQLLLVLFMKGVRMAK
- a CDS encoding DedA family protein; translation: MEKWIIHFMEQYGYFGIAWLIFLENVFPPIPSEIILTFGGFMTTKTDLTFVGVVITSTIGSVIGAIALYGIGTWIGENKLYNLVQKYGKFLRVTTEDLTKTFKWFERYGYWTIFFCRFIPLIRSLISIPAGITRMNIWIFIIFTTIGTLLWNIVLIYLGQTVGGNWHVIVNYMDIYSKIIYVLLLLLVIYILFKWLKRIRQK
- a CDS encoding aldo/keto reductase is translated as MDRVTINQHVSFSKIIQGFWRANAWDWSPQQLNKYLHELVDRGITTVDHADLYGDYSCEGIFGQALKLSPELRDKIEIVSKCGIVLPSDKFSWTNGHRYDHSQQHIEQSVNRSLSELNVDHLDSLLIHRPSPLMDPNEITEALKNLVTAGKVKSFGVSNFKKSQYDLLNKHLVCDKLHITLNQLELSPYTLDALEDGTINHMYKDEVKIMAWSPLAGGKLFNADDAKAQRIMTKIESLAQKYQVTTSGIIMAWLNKHPSQVMPVLGTHQISRVDDALAGMNITLSDQEWFDIYTASLGHDIP
- a CDS encoding CobW family GTP-binding protein; its protein translation is MTSFKKEKLAVTIVTGFLGSGKTTFLDNYIQYLLQRDENPQLIVNEVGNFDVNNQLSHDINVIPILNGCVCCDLKQDLLIQMKQLIANRQTDHIVIEATGIANPLEIVAACQDPEIIDEVAQPFIIGIADASTFVARDNYTQQTKQLMEEQLKVCSLILVNKMDLIADASRENLTQLRAINDKAAIFYTEYGQVTEKQLNAVSQQDIDFEHTHGDHHNINTLNYTFTSPIDRRLFYQFILRLPENVLRLKGFVKFRDEPETIYEFQYAFGVPNYQPIECDKNLTIVIIGEHLDVERIKNKLDMLQFT
- a CDS encoding MarR family winged helix-turn-helix transcriptional regulator, whose product is MSEQLNLKEQLCFSLYNAQRQVNRYYSNNVFKKYKLTYPQFLVLTILWTESPVNVKKVVTELALDTGTVSPLLKRMEQVDLIKRERSEVDQREVFIHLTDKSEAIRPELETACQDVAVASSLDTDEAAELNRLLGKVIKAFTEYENE
- the cydC gene encoding thiol reductant ABC exporter subunit CydC: MKPRIHFKIDKDLILAVAVGVLGSLVALAMFFLSGYMVTQSALGAPLFALMVLIVSVKMFGFLRAIFRYIERLLSHRTTFTMLRNVRVQFFKGLIPVVPDIYRKFKSTELLSNMIGRIEALQNIYLRVYYPPIVIGLTSIVSVIVLFVFSYVHAAVIFISMLITLGIVPWISAKRARKIKQIKRASEKDFMDHYYDYKAGYDELNRFSKVDDYKDKVQHALKNYSQAQDKEQQFLTRYDFLLNLIAMVALFFTLLLGVLQVQKGSMDVVYLTSIVLMMLTLFEQAVPMSNVAYFKADTDDALDSVNNIMAHPVEQGNENLITKTVSNKPILKFNNVTFKYWQQHLPVVNNINLQINKGSHVAIVGPSGSGKSTLLNLMLGLYETTKGNIAYRGQDIHHIKNEQKYASINALLQSQQMFDGSLRDNLFTQRSDDEIRKVLDLVGLSDMPLDKELDLSGNNVSGGELQRISIARLLLKESDLWIMDEPTTALDIYNTDKIMSLIHDYAETLVVATHDLRLLPYFDEIIVMVEGEIIERGSYDKLITQRGYLYDVLKLNDAQ